The window GCCTTATAGTCATTATCATTATACACAAGTTCTAGCTCATAgtgtttattaaacaaatatatttctaaatcatTAGTGATCATTCATTTGGTCTatctttatattaagaaaaacacacTTCTAATAGCATGTTATACTTTATTGTAATCAGGGGTTTTACAAAATCCCTAGCtctattttcagtgattttgtaaaacattattattcgttggataccattttttttttatttcattgatacagaggaaaccatgaatttaaaagtttaatgagttacaaattttctataggaaaTATAAAGACTTTTACAAAACGACcgaatcaaatatccacgaaaatgaaaATATTCCTCATTCCGCAATCCAGGAAAACAGATACCCACAGACATAAATAAATCCACAATAGATGATCTCCCATCCAGACCCTCTACATTGCATGAATTAGCAACACGTaataatcaattttaatttcgtcCTATTTTTGGAATTTAACATGggataatttatttgaaaatgttttaccTTCTCATTTTATGTCTCTTACCAAGGTACAAACAGGGAAAAAAAATGCTAAACCCCTTTATCATCGAACATTTGGCTCCTTTATAAAACAATCATTAGAGCTGAGGGCAGAAGTCTTACTTTTCTCGATGTGTTCAATTCTTATAGAATTGTAATTTTTTTGctatattatgtttgtttttgtttttttgtcacaAAGTAAtgatgtttatatgacaataaaggtATTAGAGTAGAGGCAGCTAAACACATGTGGCCTGGAGATATTTTAGCTATTCAGAAACTTACCAAAGATCTTCCTAAAGGAGGAAAGCCGTTCATTTACCACGAAGTAATTGATCAAAATGACAGTGCAATTAAGGTGAATGAATATTATCCAAATGGTCGTGTCACAGAATTTAGATTCTGTCAGAAAATTGCACAAGGAGCACGTTACTTTGGAGAATTGGGCGGAGTCTACGATCCAGGATGGGGCATGGCTGATTCTGACCACGTCTTCGTTTTTGTTGACAACCATGACAACCAATGAGGTCATGGAGGCGGTGGAAATAGAGTCACGCATAAAACTTCACGTGATTACAAAATAGCGGTTGCTTTTATGTTAGCAAATGACTATGGATTTCCTCGAATAATGAGTAGCTATTACTTTGGTGACGATTCTTCACCCCATAACTCGGATTATAGTATTAAAGATGTCACAATAGAAAAAACGGTTTGTGTGGGAATGGTTGGGTATGTGAACACCGATGGAATCCGATTGGAAACATGGTTGCCTTCCGAAATGCTGTTGCCGGAACATCGAAAATGCACTGGAAGGACCAAATGGTCAGGTTTCCTTTGCCAGAGGGAACAAAGGATTTTTCGCCATGGCCAAACAGGGACATATGGACGAGACCTTACAAACTGGACTCCTAACTGGGAAATTTTGCGATCTTATAACTGACTTCAAGAAGAAGATAACAGTCGATGGAAGCGGAAATGCCCATATTGTTATTGACAACAGTGAGGAACCAATACTTGCCTTTATCGTTGGTATGATTAATTACTAGTAATTTTAAATCTGGATATGACTGGCCATTAACATGTCGAAGACAAACATAATAAGCGAACAATTAGACTAAAATGTATGTCTTACAATAAGAGCAAGACACACATTGGTACGTAACAAAACAAAGATAAAGAATTCATCCTGTAAAACATTACCCCAAAAATATTTCAAACGTGGCCACATACTTAACTAGGAATGATCAGATAATTATAACATACATGACAAAGTTTAGCTACATGTAagtaatagatatacatgtaaggTAAGTATGCGCAATGGAGATAAACACAGTCAAGTATTTGAATAGTAACAGTACATTTTTGAGGtaaattaatcatgatttatcaACAAATTTGTATATAGGTGCAGATAATACTGAACCAATATATGACAAATTTAGTTATTTTTGTAAAACCTATGAAACGTAATTAAAGTGTATTGCTAGGTGTATTCTCCCGTATATTTTGCCAGGTGGACCATCTACTCATTCAAATACAGGTGTTCACTCCGGTACATCAAATACTAACAGTTCTGGTACCGGCAGCGGTACTGGTAGTGGCACCGGAAGCGGAATCGGAACTGGAATAGTTTCTCCAACAAACGGACCAGTTCCGAAAGGATTTCATAGAACCATAATTCTTTTCGAGGGACGAACAGCTCCTGGACAGGATTTGTTTATAAGAGGTGGAATAGACGAGGATCACAGGCAAGGTGAGTCAAATATTGATATATGGAGATGTGGTTAGagtatgagacaactcttcatccaagtcacaatttgtaaaagtaaacaattataggtcaaataaaattgagaattgaaatgggggggggggggggggagatatgtcaaaaaaacaaaaaacgacctaagagcagacaacagaaAATTTTAGAGGCCCCAAAATGACTCTGTATTAACtagtactagtgtaaaaccattcaaacggagaggccaacggtctaatcttttaaaaaagtttcgaaaaaaaaatgttccgaaaaaatatttttcacttcaaagcCATTTCTCAGAATTGACCTTTGTCGTTGAAATTATACATCAGTGATCGTTTAATTAATGGACTATAAAATAATATGATGCAGTGTTGCCATATGTTGGTCCTATTGAAACTGATCATGGATATCTTTCCATTCGTTTCACGAACATAAGAAGAACGCAGTATACGAATTACAATTCTCCGTTACAGCCATTTTTTCTTCAATAAAGCACCGACGACAGCTAATTCAATTATATAACTATCTGATGGAAAGTGTCAGAGAGTAGATTTAATGATTGAAGTTAAGTCAAATAATATCTCCTGCAAGTGTTTGTCTTCATTTTGCAGGATGCCAACATACAGCTGCGGCCAGCGCATGCGCAATTCCAATAAAAAGTCATGATTTGGGATCCAGTGATCACTTTGCCAAATACAATGCCTGGAGACAAGGGGATTCTTACTTAGACTGGTATGGAGCAGAACCAGGACAAGGAGATTATCATGGTCAAACTCCACAAGGAACACCGGCTGTTTGGACTACAAACCAATCCGGAAAACCCGGATACAATGAACTCAACACGTAATTATAAACTAGTTTGCATCTTTCACCCTAGCTTCATTCGATTGAGTGATAGCTATTAATTAAACGTCCAAtggaaaatatttcttaataatgactttttttcaatgtttttcattGAGGAACCATTTTTGGAAAATTCTTattaattcaaattatttaaagcATACTCGAGATATTGTACGATTTCTAAAGGGAGAGTGAATACTAGTTAGTCATAGTGATTACTTTAAGTCACTGGAACTCATTTCATTGCAATTTTCCAGTTTATAAATGCAACATAaaattttctgttattttataattaacgaaaacatatgATACAACtgcaaacaattcaatcaacaacTTCGATTGCTTTTTATTAAAGGGAAACCACTCTAAATAGAGAGACCACGCCCACTGGTCATTTAAAACTTGTACAAGTCCGTTAACGATCGGTTTTCTTAACCGTTTCTTTCTGTTAAAGACCGATGGAAAACAATTGTTTGTTTGGGTAATACATGTTATAAGCCTTAATATGTTTAAACCATCTATGCAATCTAGAGCCTTTGAATATAGTTATTAAGATGCAGGCTTGACACAATGGTACCAGTGCTACCAGAAAGGTTTGTCCTGCAACCAAGATATATATACCTTCTGAAAATGACGGCGTAGGATATATATATGCTTGAAATTATGGACCATACCCCATtgatggcctttggctgttgtctgctcttatatcgggttgttgtctctttgaaatattccccattttcattctcaattttatatttattctataGATACGGAGAACATTTCTGGTTAGTAGATATTGAAATGGACTGCGACAAAACTGAAAATGGATGGTTTGAGGTCAAAGCCGTCATCAATAATAACTGGGAGAACAATGTTCCCGGAAACTCGTGTCACTATGGAAACGTTCCATATAGAAGCCAAAACCACTGGGCAAGATGTGGAATGAAAAACGTGCTTCATTTTAGTGCAGTCAACTGTGAAATATCTGAAAAACCAACAAGTTAAATTAAATGAACATAATACAAATTAAATTATGTTTCCTTTTTATGCTATCTATAAAACCAAGCAAATCAAACTAGGCTTTGGGAATCAGGTTGCAAAGTACAATTAAAGACTAAAAAGCAGTACACAAAAATGCGAGGACAGGCCTCAGGTGTCAAacgttttaaacaaaaattaggAGATATGGTATGGTTGCTAATGAGACATCTATCAACAAGAGTAAACATGGAGTTGTAGTACTATAACTATAGGCTATCATATGGCCTTCAAAAATGGTCAAAACTCAAACCGAGTAGTGGCTATAATtgtgaaacacaaaataaaggcctaatttgtaaaagaataatttacgaaaaacaaatatggcagacaTGACTCATTCAACCACTGTACTACAAATATACAGACTCCTAACTTGGCAGAAGCATACATATAATGTCGGCAGGTTAAAACTGTTTGTGATCGCTGAATCCTCTCGTACTTTGGACAGTGGTGTTTAATACATTAGATAAGAATAAACCTTTATTTAAGATTACCTCAATTTTAGACAAACAAGTGTACTGGTATTAATTCACTTTTCGTGTCACTTACTGGAACGTTCAATATAATGAATCAATCAaagagggtctgaatggggtttacagaatagagaataatggacgaaAAGAGCAAAACAACggaaaacataagaaaaaatgGAGTGCGcaattataaagaataaagaataatgggcaaaatgaATAGAGAAAAGAGAAgatggtaaaaaaataaagaataaataaatgatgCCACTCAATCAATCTTGAGTGGCATTTAGAAACAAAGGACTAGCTACCCTGAGAAATAACAACACATATCACAAGTGGTCTGAAACAGGTGGTTAGTTCAGGCATATTCAGTCCGTCTACACTTGAGATACCTGTCCTTTAAAAATCGCCGACTAATTAATTGATTTAAATGCCATTTGCGTAAAATGTAAACATGTCTGTATTAAGGAGTAAAAAGAACATTTGGTCTTTTTGGAGTTAGAATCATATGTCTGGGTATGTTGTGTGTTTAACTTACCTTGAGACCAAGCATGTAAGAACGTGCCTCAGAAGGTCGATCAAGTAAAAAGGCATTGTTCATACTTATTTTACATTAACATGACTGTTCTCTTCCTAGTCATTCATTCAAATTTTCGCTATATAAACGTTCAAAGGTTGTCAATTTATCAAATGAGTGTTGAATGCCCTTTCCGTATAGTCTCTTTCTATGCATTAGAGTTTCTTGAATAGCTTTTGTTTACACTAGAAGAGactaaaaaaaagagggggggacAAACATAATAAACATCTACAAATCACTCTATATCTTTTGATAAATTTGATGACGCTAAACTATATCATATAAATGATACTAACAATGTCATATCGAAATCGCGGGGACACTATGCAATAAAGACACATCAAATGTCATGACACATGTGCATTTAACAAAACAATTCGAACATTGATTACAAAATCAAAGCATACAACAACACGGTTATTAGTCTTAAAACGGGAAGTAATTAATAAAAAGTGCGCCGGTAGTGAAATCTTGTCCTGTGTACATGTACTAGCCACACTATATACTGATTTGTCATTGGTCAACCGCAGTAAGAAGTCAAATTAGTAAGGGATACAATTGTGTCAATAAACATAAAACTCGTGCCAAAGtatgaaaagaaagaaatggTAGTCTACATGTAAATTTGACAGCAGCAAGGCGACAAAGCATTTAAGCAGTGGAACATGAAAAATCCTTTTTTCATCAAAACAGGAAATTAGTTGTACATGAAGGGTAAACCTGTCCTATTTCTTCTATAAATAGACAGTGGTCAAGTTTATTGAAttaaattgataatggaaattgggaatggcAACCCGATCAAATAGCAGAAACTAGCTGAAgtctaccaatgggtcttcatcgCAGAGAAATATCCGCAACCGGAgcggcgtgcttcagctggctcgTATAGTTTGGTGAGACGTCCTTATCACTGAACTACAAatgtagtacacatttttgtttagaa of the Mytilus galloprovincialis chromosome 8, xbMytGall1.hap1.1, whole genome shotgun sequence genome contains:
- the LOC143042769 gene encoding alpha-amylase-like → MAKQGHMDETLQTGLLTGKFCDLITDFKKKITVDGSGNAHIVIDNSEEPILAFIVGGPSTHSNTGVHSGTSNTNSSGTGSGTGSGTGSGIGTGIVSPTNGPVPKGFHRTIILFEGRTAPGQDLFIRGGIDEDHRQGCQHTAAASACAIPIKSHDLGSSDHFAKYNAWRQGDSYLDWYGAEPGQGDYHGQTPQGTPAVWTTNQSGKPGYNELNTYGEHFWLVDIEMDCDKTENGWFEVKAVINNNWENNVPGNSCHYGNVPYRSQNHWARCGMKNVLHFSAVNCEISEKPTS